One Sebastes umbrosus isolate fSebUmb1 chromosome 6, fSebUmb1.pri, whole genome shotgun sequence DNA window includes the following coding sequences:
- the ajap1 gene encoding adherens junction-associated protein 1, which yields MWIKRSVARSPSALRPGSCVGHRVWILLAMTHLTLDFSVCSPLSQGLGVKLTPKSVPRSRPRWQPLWDTPNKLHWRTVSPLVRRLLNPIPPPQDNRAGIGLKVKGQKHRKPAHKGQAVCKECRLRYSQMETGDPLAVIAGAPAALSSGSRGDTVRLLLRARRELKYEATDYESQEGQTTTVAGFIDWATDGTDTDSIDDDGKSELNITLSTKVSAPTVATTTSTTTSQRTFTVLTTPEPNRLSTTKATVGLGETVKPPKPYGDTPGLAVHQIITITVSLIMVIAALITTLVLKNCCAQSGNGRHNSHQRKIHQQEESCQNLTDFTPARVPSKVDIFTAYNDSLQCSHECVRTAVPIYTDEMIQQTPVYKTAYNGNRPSPTERQLIPVAFVSEKWFEISC from the exons TCCGTCTGCTTTAAGGCCAGGCAGCTGTGTGGGGCACCGGGTGTGGATCCTGCTGGCCATGACCCACCTCACCCTGGACTTCTCTGTGTGCAGCCCCCTCAGTCAGGGTCTGGGGGTCAAACTCACGCCTAAGTCGGTGCCTCGCTCTCGACCTCGCTGGCAGCCGCTCTGGGACACGCCCAACAAGCTTCACTGGAGAACAGTGAGCCCGTTGGTCCGCCGGCTCCTAAACCCTATCCCTCCACCCCAAGACAACAGGGCAGGGATAGGGCTAAAGGTCAAGGGTCAGAAGCATCGAAAGCCAGCACATAAAGGACAAGCAGTGTGTAAGGAGTGCCGGTTGAGATACTCTCAAATGGAGACAGGTGATCCTTTGGCTGTAATAGCGGGAGCTCCGGCAGCTTTATCCAGCgggagcagaggagacacagtGAGGTTGTTACTCAGAGCCAGGAGGGAGCTCAAATATGAGGCCACTGACTATGAGTCTCAGGAGGGCCAGACTACCACAGTGGCTGGATTTATCGACTGGGCAACAGATGGCACAGATACAGATAGCATAGATGACGACGGCAAATCGGAGCTCAATATAACGCTGTCCACCAAGGTCTCAGCTCCCACAGTGGCCACAACCACTAGCACTACAACCTCCCAAAGGACGTTCACTGTGCTGACCACACCAGAGCCCAATAGGCTAAGCACCACCAAGGCCACTGTCGGCTTAGGGGAGACTGTCAAACCACCAAAGCCATATGGGGACACACCag gttTGGCAGTTCACCAGATAATCACAATCACTGTGTCTCTCATCATGGTTATCGCAGCCTTGATCACAACACTCGTCCTTAAAAACTG CTGTGCGCAGTCTGGAAATGGCCGCCACAATAGCCATCAGCGCAAGATCCACCAGCAGGAAGAAAGCTGCCAAAACCTGACAGACTTCACCCCGGCCCGGGTGCCCAGCAAGGTGGACATATTCACTGCCTACAATGACAGCCTGCAGTGCTCACATGAGTGCGTTCGGACTGCCGTTCCCATCTACACTGATGAGATGATCCAGCAGACGCCTGTCTACAAGACTGCTTACAACGGAAACAG GCCCTCCCCCACTGAAAGACAACTGATTCCTGTGGCCTTTGTGTCAGAGAAATGGTTCGAGATCTCCTGTTGA